CGCACGCAGCACGCCCGTCAGCCGCACGCGATCGCCCGCGCGCACCGCCGGCCTCTCCTGCCCGCCCGCGCGGACCCGCACGCGCCCCCGCGCCGCACGATCGCCCGCGTCGGACACCAGCGCGTCGGCGTCGAGATCAAAAACCCAGCGGGGCGATTCCGACCGAAATCGCGCCAGCGGCGCATCGGGCGGCGGAAGTTCGCGCGCCGACGTCGTCGCGACGCCCGCGAGCGTCACGATCGCGCCGCCCGCGGGCGGGTCGAGCGCGCCGATCGGGCGCTCGAGCACGCGGACGGTGAACCACCCGCCCCCGAGCAGCACGAGCGCCAGGCACAGCCCGATCCGTGTCGCCGCCGCGCGGGGGACGGCCGCCGCCGCCGCGCACGCGAGCGAACCGGTGAGCCAGGCCCACGAGGGCGCGTCGAGCCCGGCGTGCGCGAGCGCGATGCCGGCGCCGACGCACAGAAACGACATCGCGGCGCGCCGGCGCGCGTGCACGAGTGTTGCCCCCTGAGTCCCCGCGTCGCCCACGACACCACACTACCCGGGCGTGGCGCGGCGCGCAGGCGTCGCCCGCCCCTTCGACGCGCACAAAAACAAAAAGGGCCCGGTCAAACCGGGCCCGCGAACTCGATGCGACACTCTAGCAGCACCGACGCGCCGCGTCGATGTCAACAGCGCGCGGTCACGACCCGCCCTGGATCACGTCGTCGAAGCGCTCGACGACATCGATCGAGCGCGCGTTCCCGCTGCTGTCGGTGTGCGTGGTGCCCGGGAGCGGGCCGGCCTTGAAGTTCAGGCCGTAGTACAGCGTCCCGTTGATCGCGAGCTTCCCGCCGGCGTCGGCGCGGCTCAGGTACACGCCGTCGACGCCCGCGGACTGCACGACGAACGACCCGCGCGGGGCCGCCGGCAGGTAGTCGGTGATCTGCGGGTTCGGGTTGGAGTTCGGGAGCGGCGTCGTGGGGTTGCCGAGCATGCCCACGAGCGATTCCGAGCGCGTCGTGATGTTTGACGCGAGCAGGCTGCCCTTCGCCGCGTTGCCCTGGTCCACGCGCTTGTCGCCGACGAACACGCCGTTGGTGAGGAACGCGGCGTTGGAGTTCCAGTAGAACCGGGCCGGACGCTGGTTGAGCGCCCACGCGTCGCGCGCGAAGTCCGTCGACTGCGTCGCGCCGCCCGAGGCCATGTTGTCGGCCATCCACACCAGGATCGGCGTGCCGAATGCGTCGACCAGTTCGGGGATGAGCGCGTGCTCGGGCACGCCCGCGCGGTCGCCCCCGTCGACCTGGTTCTGCTTCTTGAAGTACCGCGCGCTGGGCGAGAAGTACGACGACTCCGCGCCCGTGCCGATGAGGCTGGGGTCGACCCGCACCTGGCGGGCCGTGTCGTTCATGGGCCCGATGAGCGACGTGCCCGGCCCGGTCGTGGAGACGATCCCGCCCCCGAGATCGAGCATGATGTTCTGCGACTGCGAGAACCCGCGCGTCGCGTTGTCGGCCAGGCCCATCTCCGCCTGCGAGAAGTACCCGGGCAGGCGCTTCTTGTCGAGCTGGAAGGCCTGCATCGCCTGCGTGAGCTGGGCGACCAGGTTGCGCGTGTCCTGCTTCTTCGACGCGTCGCGCACGCGCCCCAGCGCGGGCACGATCAGCGAGATGACCAGCACGATGATGGCGATCACCACGAGCAGCTCGATGAGGCTGAACCCGGCGCGCGCCCGCCTGCCTGCGATCCGCATTGCTTCCACTCCCAAAAGTTCAGCCCGCCCCGAAGTCCCCGCGCTGCGACCGCAGCGGTCCTCGACCGAGTTCTGTTCGCCGAGAACACCCGTCCTGTTGCCGAGCTTCCGAACCCCCATCCATGATAGCCCCCGCCGCGCCCGCGCCCGACCGTTCCCGAGCGTCCCGGCACCGATCACGCTCCGAACATGCCCGACATCCCGCGGTTGATCCCGCCCCGCCGCGCCCTGACAATGCTCGTGATGAGCAACGCCCCCGAGGTCGCACGCCGCGACACCGCCGCCGACGCCGCGACGGTGCTCGGGGGCGGCGGGCTCGCCATCTTCCCGACCGAGACCGCCTACGCGATCGCGTCGCGCGCCGCACCGGGCCCGCTCGCGTCCCTCGCGGCGCTCATCCGCGCCCACGCCCCCGACGCCTCGCCCGCGCCATTCACCTGGCACGCCCCGGACGTCGCCCGCGTGCTCGACACCTTCCGCCCGCAGAGCCCGCTGCACCGGCACGCGGTGCAGCGCCTGTTCCCCGGGCCGTTCCGCCTCGTGCTCGAACTCCCCGACCCGCGCGCCCGCGACGCGCGCCGCGCGCTGGGCGTCGAGCCGGGCGCGCTCGACGACGCCGGCGCCTTCGGTGTACGCGTGCCCGACCATGAGGCCGCCCGCTCCGTGCTGGCCGACGTCGCCGGGCCCGTGGTCGCCGTCCGGGCCGACGGGCTGTCCTTCGGCGACGGACGCACCATCGACGCCGACGCCGAGCGGCGTGCGCGCGACGCGGGCGTCGGCGCGATCGTCCGCGAGGGCGCCTCCCCCAGCGGGCGCGGGTCCACCACCGTGCGCCTCACGATCGACGGCGGTTGGACGCACGAGGGCGGGGGCCTGCACGACGAGCGGGGCGTGCGCCGGCTGCTCGAACGCACGATCCTGTTCGTCTGCACGGGCAACACCTGCCGCAGCCCGATGGCCGAGGCCATCGCGCGCCACCTCCTGATGGAGCGCGCCCCGCTCCCGCCCGGGCAGCAGCCGATCCCGACGGTGGTCCGCTCGGCGGGCCTGGCGGCCCAGGACGGCGCGCCGATGACCCCCGAGGCCGCCGACGCGCTGCGAGAGATGGGCATCGACCCCGCACGCCACCACTCGCGCGCCCTGACCGCCGACGCGGCCCGGCACGCCGACCTCGTCTTCACCATG
The sequence above is drawn from the Planctomycetota bacterium genome and encodes:
- a CDS encoding prepilin-type N-terminal cleavage/methylation domain-containing protein, with protein sequence MRIAGRRARAGFSLIELLVVIAIIVLVISLIVPALGRVRDASKKQDTRNLVAQLTQAMQAFQLDKKRLPGYFSQAEMGLADNATRGFSQSQNIMLDLGGGIVSTTGPGTSLIGPMNDTARQVRVDPSLIGTGAESSYFSPSARYFKKQNQVDGGDRAGVPEHALIPELVDAFGTPILVWMADNMASGGATQSTDFARDAWALNQRPARFYWNSNAAFLTNGVFVGDKRVDQGNAAKGSLLASNITTRSESLVGMLGNPTTPLPNSNPNPQITDYLPAAPRGSFVVQSAGVDGVYLSRADAGGKLAINGTLYYGLNFKAGPLPGTTHTDSSGNARSIDVVERFDDVIQGGS
- a CDS encoding Sua5/YciO/YrdC/YwlC family protein, translating into MPDIPRLIPPRRALTMLVMSNAPEVARRDTAADAATVLGGGGLAIFPTETAYAIASRAAPGPLASLAALIRAHAPDASPAPFTWHAPDVARVLDTFRPQSPLHRHAVQRLFPGPFRLVLELPDPRARDARRALGVEPGALDDAGAFGVRVPDHEAARSVLADVAGPVVAVRADGLSFGDGRTIDADAERRARDAGVGAIVREGASPSGRGSTTVRLTIDGGWTHEGGGLHDERGVRRLLERTILFVCTGNTCRSPMAEAIARHLLMERAPLPPGQQPIPTVVRSAGLAAQDGAPMTPEAADALREMGIDPARHHSRALTADAARHADLVFTMTRSHLRALERDYPGPQAFLLDPEGRDVPDPIGGPPEVYRETARRLRAILERRLDDLRRSDQAEGATP